In Mytilus trossulus isolate FHL-02 chromosome 14, PNRI_Mtr1.1.1.hap1, whole genome shotgun sequence, a genomic segment contains:
- the LOC134698060 gene encoding E3 ubiquitin-protein ligase TRIM9-like, protein MAQAASKTCEICISSPGHNFCEQCEQLFCDGCKISHLRTKMTKNHTFLSGPNINPEVKLYCKEHDENFIYYCMECSLPVCKICAIKSHKKHDLSEINESLESIKAEVKIDVETKIKKLQSIIAEIDQGTHTHQVDVQGVIQAIREEGKHLKEMIDTKVEDLIDTLKEKDTGIVQTLQSVGNELKTALDKAKEQQQFYQDTQGIKDTTKLLQKLKQIKSQIDQIEVVQIPIMPSVKYAKKTVAESEIGKLFGELTFRETVKKEENPKPKENVRVTRTAKQYRYRCNYCKTEITSE, encoded by the exons ATGGCACAGGCTGCTTCTAAAACGTGTGAAATTTGTATATCAAGTCCTGGGCATAACTTCTGTGAACAGTGTGAACAGTTGTTTTGTGATGGATGTAAAATATCTCATTTACGGACAAAGATGACCAAGAATCACACATTTCTAAGTGGTCCTAACATTAACCCGGAAGTTAAACTATATTGTAAAGAACATGATGAAAACTTCATATATTATTGCATGGAATGTAGTTTACCAGTCTGTAAGATATGTGCTATTAAAAGccacaaaaaacatgatttatcGGAGATTAATGAATCACTTGAAAGTATCAAGGCTGAAGTAAAAATTGATGTTGAAACGAAAATTAAAAAGCTCCAGTCAATTATAGCAGAAATCGATCAAGGTACCCATACACATCAAGTTGATGTACAGGGAGTCATTCAGGCTATAAGAGAAGAAGGCAAACACTTGAAAGAGATGATTGATACGAAAGTCGAAGATCTTATTGACACGCTGAAGGAGAAAGACACAGGGATTGTTCAAACCTTACAGTCTGTTGGCAATGAGTTAAAAACAGCTTTGGATAAGGCAAAGGAGCAGCAGCAATTTTATCAAGACACCCAGGGAATAAAAGATACTACGAAATTGTTACagaaactaaaacaaataaagtcaCAAATCGATCAAATAGAAGTAGTACAGATTCCCATCATGCCATCagtcaaatatgccaaaaagaCAGTAGCAGAGAGTGAAATAGGGAAACTATTTGGGGAACTAACATTTAG AGAAACTgtcaaaaaagaagaaaacccTAAACCTAAGGAGAACGTCAG